The nucleotide sequence TGGGACGGGGCGGAGCGGGGGTGGCGGTGGCGCTCATCGGCTCCACCTCCCGGCGGCTTCGGGGCCGTTCGTGGCGCCCGGCGGCGGCCAGGTCGTATGGGCGTACATCAGGCCACCGCCTTCCGGGTCGCGGCCGGGACCCCGGCGACGACACCGAGGAGTCCCGCCTGGTCGACCACACCGAGGCAGCGGCCGTCCTGGACGACCCGCGCGTTCTCGCCGGTGCGGGCGACGGCCTCGATGGCCTCGTGGACGGTGGCGCCGGGGGCGAGCGCGGGGCCGGAGTCGTGCTCGCCGGCGAGGGCGGGGCGCATCGCCGAGCGGACGGTGAGCACCTGCTCGCGCGGCACGTCCCGGACGAAGTCCCTGACGTACTCGTCGGCGGGGGCGCCGACGATCTCCTCCGGCGTGCCGAGCTGGACGATCCGGCCGTCGCGCATCAGCGCGATGCGGTCGCCGAGCTTCAGCGCCTCGCTCAGGTCGTGCGTGATGAAGACCATCGTGCGGCCCTCCTCCCGGTGCAGACGGACGACCTCCTCCTGCATGTCCCGGCGGATCAGCGGGTCGAGCGCGCTGAACGGCTCGTCGAACAGCAGGACTTCGGGGTCGACGGCGAGCGCGCGGGCCAGTCCGACCCGCTGCTGCTGGCCGCCGGACAGCTGGCTCGGCCTGCGGTGCTCCATGCCGTCGAGGCCGACCTTGGTGACGAACTCCGCGGCCCGCTCACGTCGTTCGCCGCGTCCCACGCCCTGGATCTCCAGGCCGTACGCGATGTTGTCGAGCACCGTCCGGTGCGGGAGCAGACCGAAGTGCTGGAAGACCATCGCCGCCCGGTGCCGGCGCAGCTCGCGGAGCCTGCCGGTGTCCATGGAGAGCACGTCCTCGCCGTCGATGGAGAGGCTGCCCGAGGTCGGTTCGACGAGTCGGGTCAGACAGCGGACGAGCGTCGACTTGCCGGAGCCGGACAGGCCCATGACGACGAAGACCTCGCCCTTGCGGACGTCGAAGGAGACGCCGCGGACGGCCGCGGTGCAACCGGTGCGCTCGCGCAGTTCGGCGGCGTCGAGGGAGGCGAGCTCGGGGTCGGCGGGTACCCGCTCGGCCTTCGGTCCGAAGACCTTCCACAACTCGCGTACGGAGAAGACGGGTTCGGCGGCCGTCTGCGCCCGGCTGCCTGCCGTCCGGTGGTTCTTCGCCTGACGGTTCTGCGCCTGGTCGTTCATCGTCGGGTCCCTCCCAGCAGGTCCACGCATTTCTCGCCGACCATGAGCACGCCGATCATCGGGTTGACGGCGGTCATGGTCGGGAAGACGGACGCGTCGGCGATACGAATGCCGTCGAGACCGCGGATCTTCAAGTCGGGTGCGACCACGGCGAGTTCGTCGTCTGCGGCACCCATCCGGCAGGTGCCCGCCGGGTGGTACACGGTGTGCGCGACATGGCGGGCGTAGGCGCTGAGCTCCTCGTCCGACGTGACCTCGGGCCCCGGGCACACCTCGCGCTTCAGCCAGCCGGCGAGCGGCTCGCTCTGCGCGATCCGCCGGGCGATCCGGATGCCGTCGACGAGGGTGCGGCCGTCGTAGTCGTCCTCGTCGGTGAAGTACCGGAAGTCGAGCGCGGGCTTGACCTCGGGGTCGGCGCTGGTCAGGTAGAGCCGGCCGCGGCTGCGCGGCTTGGGGATGTTCGGGGTCATCGACACGCCGTGCGCAGGCCGTTCGTAGCCGATCCGCTCGGGGTTGTCGGTGAAGGGGATCTGGTAGAAGTGGAACATCAGGTCCGGCCCCTCGGACTCGGGGTCCCGGCGGACGAACAGGCCGGCGTCGGAGTCCATCGCGGAGTTCTCCGGGATCGGTCCGTGGGTCTCCCAGACGATGACCGACTCGGGGTGGTCGAGGAGGTTCTCCCCCACGCCCGGCAGGTCGTGCACGACGGGTATGCCGAGCTTCTCAAGGTCCGCGCGGGGGCCGATGCCGGAGTGCAGCAGCAGGCGCGGGGTGTCCACGGCGCCCGCGCAGACCAAGACCTCGCGCCGGGCGCGTACGACCTGCTCGGCGCCCTCCTTGGTGCGGATGTGCACGCCGGTGGCGCGGGTGCCCTCGAACTCCAGGCGGAACGCCCAGGTCTCCAGGGCGATGTGCAGATTCGGCCGGTCGAGGAAGGGGTGCAGATAGGCGACCGAGGCGGAGGACCGCTTGTTGTTCTCGGGGTGGTAGGCGAGGTCGAAGAAGCCGACGCCCTCGTGGAAGGGCGCCCGGTTGAAGCCCTCGACGCGGGGAACGCCGAGCGCGCTCTGCGCCGCGTCGACGAAGTCGCGGGCGATCGCGTTCCGGTCGGCCTCGTCGACCGGGACGATGTTGTTCCGCAGCCGGGCGAAGTAGGGGTCCATCGCCGCCGCGTCCCAGCCCTCGGCGCCGGCCTCGGCCCACTCGTCCCAGTCGGAGGGCAGGGGCTTGAAGGCGATGAGGGTGTTGTGCGAGGAGCAGCCGCCGAGGACCCGCGCGCGGCTGTGGCGGATGTACGAGTTGCCGCGGGGCTGTTCGGTGGTGGGGTAGTCGTAGTCGAGCTCGCCGCCCAGCAGGCCCATCCAGCGGCGCAGGGTGAGGACGTCGTCGCGGCCGACGTCGCTGGGGCCGCCCTCGATGACGGCGACGGTGACGTCGGGGTTCTCGGTCAGCCGGGAGGCGATCACCGAACCGGCGGTGCCGCCGCCGACGACGACGTAGTCGTACACGTGCTGGTCGTTCATGCCTGGCCCTTCGCCGTGGTGCCCGCGAACCAGCGCACGGGGCGCGGGGCGAGGTTCTGGTAGATGTGCTTGGCCTCGCGGTACTCGGCGAGTCCGGTGGGGCCAAGTTCGCGGCCGATGCCGGACTTTCCGAAGCCGCCCCATTCCGCCTGCGGCAGGTAGGGGTGGAAGTCGTTGATCCAGACGGTGCCGTGGCGCAGCCGGGCCGCGACCCGGCGGGCGCGGGCCGCGTCCGAGGTCCAGACGGCTCCGGCGAGGCCGTACTCGGTGTCGTTGGCGAGGGCCACGGCCTCCTCCTCGGTGCGGAAGGTCTCCACGGTGAGGACGGGGCCGAAGATCTCCTCGCGGATGACGCGCATGCGGCGGTGGCAGCGGTCGAGGACGGTGGGCCGGTAGAAGTAGCCGGGGCCGGCCGGGCGCTCGCCGCCCGCGCGCAGGACCGCGCCCTCACCGAGGGCGGAGGCCACGTACTCCTCGGTCCTCGCGAGCTGGGCCGCGGAGACCAGCGGGCCGCACTCGACGCCCTCGTCGGTGCCGCGGCCGAGCCTGATCTGCCCGGCCCGGCGGGCGAGTTCGGCGACGAAACGCTCGCGCAGCGACTCCTCGACGATGAGCCGGGAGCCGGCGGAGCAGACCTGGCCGCTGTGGATGAAGGCGGCGTTGAGGGCCTGGTCTACGGCGGTGTCGAAGCCCTCGGGCGTCGAACAGGCGTCGGCGAAGACGACGTTGGGGTTCTTGCCGCCCAGTTCGAGGGCGACCTTCTTCACGCTGTCGGCGGCCGCCCTGGCGACCTTCGTCCCGCTGACGAGCCCGCCCGTGAACGACACGAGGTCGACGTCCGGGTGTTCGGCGAGCCGGGCGCCGACGGTGTGGCCGGGGCCGGTGACGATGTTGGCCGCGCCGAGCGGCAGTCCGGCCTCCAGGAGCAGTTCGACCAGCACGACGGTGGTCAGCGGGGTGATCTCGCTGGGCTTGATCACGAACGTGTTGCCGGCGGCGAGGGCGGGTGCGATCTTCCAGCTGGCCTGGAGCAGCGGGTAGTTCCACGGCGTGATCAGGGCGCAGACGCCGACCGGCTCGTGCACGACGACGCTGCGGATGTCGTCCGAGCCCGCGTCGACGGCCCGTCCGCCGTCCTCCTTCTCCACGAGGTCGGCGAAGTAGCGGAAGGCGTCGCGGACGCAGTCGACGTCGACGCGGCCCTCCTCCAGGGTCTTGCCCGCGTCCTGGCTCTCCAGGGCGCCGATCCGCTCGCGGTCGCGCTCCAGGAGGTCGGCGACCCGGCGCAGCAGGGCGGCGCGCTCGGCGACCGGCGTACGCGGCCAGGAGCCGTCGTCGAACGCGGCGCGTGCCGCGGCGACGGCGTCGTCGGTGTCCCGGACGCCGCCCTCGGCCACGACCGCGAAGGCGGTCGCGTCGACGGGGTCGATGATCTCGCGCGTGGCGCCGGAGAGGGCGCTGCGCCACTCTCCGCCCACATGGATGGTCTGTTGTGCTGCCGTCACGTCGCGTATGGCCTTTCGTTCCTCTGAGTCCCCCTGCCGGTAGCACCGGCGGTTCGGCCGCCTGCCCTGGCTTCTCGGATCCATGCGCGAAGCATTGCGGAGAGTGACCTGACTCACGCCTGAAGTCGCGGCAAACCGGGACATCCCGTACGCTTCGCCGCACACCGGCCCCGGGCGGCCCTCAGCCCGACCGTGTGCCACCTCCTCGCAGAACCTTCACGGCGACACCACGTGTCGGCCGACACGAGGGAGGGCCCGCGCTCGTCGAGCGCGGGCCCTCCCTCCTACGAACGCCGCACGGCCCGTCATGCGGCCGCCGGACGACGGCTCACACGATCCGGCCGCCGAACGGGCCTCCCAGGCCGTAGTACGAGCCCAGCACCTGGCGGTAGTCCGGGTCCCCGAGGTGCTTGTCACGGTGGAACTCGGGCGCG is from Streptomyces venezuelae ATCC 10712 and encodes:
- a CDS encoding quaternary amine ABC transporter ATP-binding protein; the encoded protein is MNDQAQNRQAKNHRTAGSRAQTAAEPVFSVRELWKVFGPKAERVPADPELASLDAAELRERTGCTAAVRGVSFDVRKGEVFVVMGLSGSGKSTLVRCLTRLVEPTSGSLSIDGEDVLSMDTGRLRELRRHRAAMVFQHFGLLPHRTVLDNIAYGLEIQGVGRGERRERAAEFVTKVGLDGMEHRRPSQLSGGQQQRVGLARALAVDPEVLLFDEPFSALDPLIRRDMQEEVVRLHREEGRTMVFITHDLSEALKLGDRIALMRDGRIVQLGTPEEIVGAPADEYVRDFVRDVPREQVLTVRSAMRPALAGEHDSGPALAPGATVHEAIEAVARTGENARVVQDGRCLGVVDQAGLLGVVAGVPAATRKAVA
- a CDS encoding GMC family oxidoreductase, whose amino-acid sequence is MNDQHVYDYVVVGGGTAGSVIASRLTENPDVTVAVIEGGPSDVGRDDVLTLRRWMGLLGGELDYDYPTTEQPRGNSYIRHSRARVLGGCSSHNTLIAFKPLPSDWDEWAEAGAEGWDAAAMDPYFARLRNNIVPVDEADRNAIARDFVDAAQSALGVPRVEGFNRAPFHEGVGFFDLAYHPENNKRSSASVAYLHPFLDRPNLHIALETWAFRLEFEGTRATGVHIRTKEGAEQVVRARREVLVCAGAVDTPRLLLHSGIGPRADLEKLGIPVVHDLPGVGENLLDHPESVIVWETHGPIPENSAMDSDAGLFVRRDPESEGPDLMFHFYQIPFTDNPERIGYERPAHGVSMTPNIPKPRSRGRLYLTSADPEVKPALDFRYFTDEDDYDGRTLVDGIRIARRIAQSEPLAGWLKREVCPGPEVTSDEELSAYARHVAHTVYHPAGTCRMGAADDELAVVAPDLKIRGLDGIRIADASVFPTMTAVNPMIGVLMVGEKCVDLLGGTRR
- a CDS encoding aldehyde dehydrogenase family protein, with amino-acid sequence MTAAQQTIHVGGEWRSALSGATREIIDPVDATAFAVVAEGGVRDTDDAVAAARAAFDDGSWPRTPVAERAALLRRVADLLERDRERIGALESQDAGKTLEEGRVDVDCVRDAFRYFADLVEKEDGGRAVDAGSDDIRSVVVHEPVGVCALITPWNYPLLQASWKIAPALAAGNTFVIKPSEITPLTTVVLVELLLEAGLPLGAANIVTGPGHTVGARLAEHPDVDLVSFTGGLVSGTKVARAAADSVKKVALELGGKNPNVVFADACSTPEGFDTAVDQALNAAFIHSGQVCSAGSRLIVEESLRERFVAELARRAGQIRLGRGTDEGVECGPLVSAAQLARTEEYVASALGEGAVLRAGGERPAGPGYFYRPTVLDRCHRRMRVIREEIFGPVLTVETFRTEEEAVALANDTEYGLAGAVWTSDAARARRVAARLRHGTVWINDFHPYLPQAEWGGFGKSGIGRELGPTGLAEYREAKHIYQNLAPRPVRWFAGTTAKGQA